Proteins encoded together in one Neisseria lactamica window:
- a CDS encoding DUF3079 domain-containing protein: MAKKFPIFPKNPERICWGCDKYCREDDLQCGNGCERIQHPIELDGREWYKKGDWSNLLNEAQQIELGLKEAPKPAKPHIKLPLKNKAGL, from the coding sequence ATGGCAAAAAAATTCCCCATATTCCCCAAAAACCCCGAGCGCATCTGCTGGGGGTGCGACAAATATTGCCGCGAAGACGATTTGCAGTGCGGCAACGGCTGCGAGCGCATCCAACACCCCATCGAGCTGGACGGGCGCGAGTGGTACAAAAAAGGCGACTGGAGCAACCTCTTGAACGAAGCCCAGCAAATCGAACTGGGTTTGAAAGAAGCCCCGAAACCCGCCAAACCCCACATCAAACTCCCCCTTAAAAACAAAGCCGGGTTGTAA
- the msrAB gene encoding bifunctional peptide-methionine (S)-S-oxide reductase MsrA/peptide-methionine (R)-S-oxide reductase MsrB, which translates to MKHRTFFSLCAKFGCLFALGACSPKIADAEAATVPHTLSTLKTADNRPADVYLKKDKPTLIKFWASWCPLCLSELGQTEKWAQDAKFGSANLITVASPGFLHEKKDGDFQKWYAGLNYPKLPVVTDNGGTIAQSLNISVYPSWALIGKDGDVQRIVKGSINEAQALALIRDPNADLGSLKHSFYKPDTQKKDSKIMNTRTIYLAGGCFWGLEAYFQRIDGVVDAVSGYANGNTKNPSYEDVSYRHTGHAETVKVTYDADKLSLDDILQYYFRVVDPTSLNKQGNDTGTQYRSGVYYTDPAEKAVIAAALKREQQKYKLPLVVENEPLKNFYDAEEYHQDYLIKNPNGYCHIDIRKADEPLPGKTKTAPQGKGFDAATYKKPSDAELKRTLTEEQYQVTQKSATEYAFSHEYDHLFKPGIYVDVVSGEPLFSSADKYDSGCGWPSFTRPIDAKSVTEHDDFSFNMRRTEVRSHAADSHLGHVFPDGPRDKGGLRYCINGASLKFIPLEQMDAAGYGALKGKVK; encoded by the coding sequence ATGAAACACCGTACTTTCTTTTCCCTTTGCGCCAAGTTCGGCTGTCTGTTTGCGCTGGGCGCGTGTTCGCCCAAAATCGCCGATGCCGAAGCCGCGACCGTGCCGCATACTTTGTCCACTTTGAAAACCGCGGACAACCGCCCCGCCGATGTTTATTTGAAAAAAGACAAACCGACGCTGATTAAATTCTGGGCGAGCTGGTGTCCTTTGTGTCTGTCCGAATTGGGACAGACCGAAAAATGGGCGCAAGATGCAAAATTCGGCTCCGCCAACCTGATTACCGTCGCCTCCCCCGGCTTTCTGCACGAGAAAAAAGACGGCGACTTCCAAAAATGGTATGCCGGTTTGAACTATCCCAAGCTGCCCGTCGTTACCGACAACGGCGGCACGATTGCCCAAAGCCTGAACATCAGCGTTTACCCCTCGTGGGCGTTAATCGGTAAAGACGGCGACGTACAGCGCATCGTCAAAGGCAGCATCAACGAAGCGCAGGCATTGGCGTTAATCCGCGACCCGAATGCCGATTTGGGCAGTTTGAAACATTCGTTCTACAAACCCGACACACAGAAAAAGGATTCAAAAATCATGAACACGCGCACCATCTACCTCGCCGGCGGCTGCTTCTGGGGCTTGGAAGCCTATTTCCAACGCATAGACGGCGTGGTTGACGCGGTATCCGGCTACGCCAACGGCAACACGAAAAATCCGAGCTATGAAGACGTGTCCTACCGCCATACGGGCCACGCCGAAACCGTCAAAGTGACTTACGATGCCGACAAACTCAGCCTCGACGACATCCTGCAATATTATTTCCGCGTCGTCGATCCGACCAGCCTCAACAAACAGGGCAACGACACCGGCACGCAATACCGCAGCGGCGTGTACTACACCGACCCTGCCGAAAAAGCCGTTATCGCCGCCGCGCTCAAACGCGAGCAGCAAAAATACAAACTTCCCCTCGTCGTCGAAAACGAGCCGCTGAAAAACTTTTACGATGCCGAGGAATACCATCAGGACTACCTGATTAAAAACCCCAACGGCTACTGCCACATCGATATCCGCAAAGCCGACGAACCGCTGCCGGGCAAAACCAAAACCGCCCCGCAAGGCAAAGGCTTCGACGCGGCGACGTATAAAAAACCGAGCGATGCCGAACTCAAACGCACCCTGACCGAAGAGCAATACCAAGTGACCCAAAAAAGCGCGACCGAATACGCCTTCAGCCACGAATACGACCACCTGTTCAAACCCGGCATTTATGTGGACGTTGTCAGCGGCGAACCTTTGTTCAGCTCTGCCGACAAATACGATTCCGGCTGCGGCTGGCCGAGCTTCACGCGCCCGATTGATGCAAAATCCGTTACCGAACACGATGATTTCAGCTTCAATATGCGCCGCACCGAAGTGCGCAGCCACGCCGCCGATTCGCACTTGGGACACGTCTTCCCCGACGGCCCGCGCGACAAAGGCGGACTGCGCTACTGCATCAACGGCGCGAGCTTGAAATTCATCCCGCTGGAACAAATGGACGCGGCAGGCTACGGCGCGTTGAAGGGTAAAGTGAAATAA
- the ftsY gene encoding signal recognition particle-docking protein FtsY produces MFSFFRRKKKQETPAPEEAQIQETAVKAESEVAQIVENIKEDAESLTESVKGRVESAVETVSGAVEQVKETVAEMPSEAAEAAEKAAEYVESAKEAVAETVSGAVEQVKEAVAAMPSEAVEKAAECVESAKEAVVETVSKAVEQVQETVAAMPSEAGEAAEKAAEQVEAVKETVAETVSEAVEQVQEAVAEAVATTEEHKLSWAARLKQGLTKSRDKMAKSLAGVFGGGQIDEDLYEELETVLITGDMGMEATEYLMKDVRDRVSLKGLKDGNELRGALKEALYDLIKPLEKPLVLPETKEPFVIMLAGINGAGKTTSIGKLAKYFQAQGKSVLLAAGDTFRAAAREQLQAWGERNNVTVISQTTGDSAAVCFDAVQAAKARGIDIVLADTAGRLPTQLHLMEEIKKVKRVLQKAMPDAPHEIIVVLDANIGQNAVNQVKAFDDALGLTGLIVTKLDGTAKGGILAALASDRPIPVRYIGVGEGIDDLRPFDARAFIDALLD; encoded by the coding sequence ATGTTCAGCTTCTTCCGTCGCAAGAAAAAACAGGAAACTCCGGCTCCTGAGGAGGCTCAAATTCAGGAAACCGCAGTAAAAGCGGAATCTGAAGTTGCTCAAATAGTTGAAAATATTAAAGAAGATGCTGAATCTTTAACGGAAAGCGTCAAAGGGCGGGTCGAATCTGCCGTTGAAACTGTCAGCGGTGCGGTTGAACAGGTAAAGGAAACCGTTGCCGAGATGCCGTCTGAAGCGGCGGAAGCGGCTGAAAAAGCAGCGGAATATGTTGAATCCGCAAAAGAAGCCGTTGCCGAAACCGTCAGCGGTGCGGTTGAACAAGTAAAGGAAGCTGTTGCCGCGATGCCGTCTGAAGCGGTTGAAAAAGCGGCGGAATGCGTTGAGTCCGCAAAAGAAGCAGTCGTTGAAACCGTCAGCAAGGCTGTTGAGCAGGTTCAAGAAACCGTTGCCGCGATGCCGTCTGAAGCAGGGGAAGCGGCTGAAAAAGCAGCGGAACAAGTCGAAGCGGTGAAAGAAACTGTTGCCGAAACCGTCAGCGAGGCTGTCGAGCAAGTTCAAGAAGCCGTTGCGGAAGCCGTTGCAACAACTGAAGAACACAAGCTCAGTTGGGCGGCGCGTTTGAAACAAGGTTTGACCAAATCGCGCGACAAAATGGCGAAATCGCTGGCGGGCGTGTTCGGCGGCGGACAAATCGACGAAGATTTATACGAAGAGCTGGAAACCGTGCTGATTACCGGCGATATGGGCATGGAAGCCACCGAATACCTGATGAAAGACGTGCGCGACCGCGTCAGTCTCAAAGGGCTGAAAGACGGCAACGAATTGCGCGGCGCGTTGAAAGAAGCCTTGTACGACCTGATTAAGCCTTTGGAAAAACCGCTGGTCTTGCCCGAAACCAAAGAGCCTTTCGTGATTATGCTTGCCGGTATCAACGGCGCGGGCAAAACCACGTCTATTGGCAAACTCGCCAAATATTTCCAAGCGCAGGGCAAATCTGTGCTGCTTGCCGCCGGCGACACCTTCCGCGCCGCCGCGCGTGAGCAGCTTCAAGCTTGGGGCGAACGCAACAACGTAACCGTGATTTCGCAAACCACGGGCGATTCCGCAGCCGTCTGCTTCGATGCCGTCCAAGCCGCCAAAGCGCGCGGCATCGACATCGTGCTGGCCGACACCGCCGGCCGCCTGCCCACGCAGCTTCATTTGATGGAAGAAATCAAAAAAGTGAAGCGCGTGCTGCAAAAAGCTATGCCCGACGCGCCGCACGAAATCATCGTCGTCCTCGATGCCAACATCGGGCAAAACGCCGTCAACCAAGTTAAAGCCTTTGACGACGCATTGGGGCTGACCGGCTTAATCGTAACCAAACTCGACGGCACGGCAAAAGGCGGCATCCTCGCCGCGCTCGCCTCCGACCGTCCTATCCCCGTCCGCTACATCGGCGTGGGCGAAGGCATAGACGATTTGCGCCCGTTTGACGCGCGCGCGTTTATTGACGCGCTGCTGGATTGA
- the yccS gene encoding YccS family putative transporter — protein MNTPPLKPLLLTSLPVFTAVSAAAAIVWQTGSPKLAMPFVLGIIAGGLVDLDNRLTGRLKNIIVTVALFTLSSLAAQTTLGTGWPFVLVMTLMTFCFTMLGAFGLKYRTFAFGTLVVATYTTLTYTPETYWLTNPFMILCGTVLYSTCILLFQIILPHRPIQESVAAAYDALGGYLEAKADFFDPDEAEWISNRHLDLAMINTNVITAFNRCRSALFYRLRGKHRHPRTAKMLRYYFAAQDIHERISSAHVDYQEMSEKFKNTDIIFRIRRLLEMQGQACRNTAQAIRAGKDYTYSKRLGRAIEGCRQSLRLLSDGNDSPDIRHLGRLLDNLGSVDQQFRQLKHSGSTAENDRPDDTRIAALETDSLKNIRKTILPHLTPESGVFRHAVRLSLVVAAACTIVEALRLNLGYWILLTALFVCQPNYTATKSRVRQRIAGTILGVIVGSLVPYFTPSVETKLWIVVVGTTLFFITRTYKYSFSTFFITIQALTGLSLAGFDVYALLPVRIIDTIVGASLAWAAVSYLWPDWKYLTLERTADLTVRSSGAYLQKIAERLKTGETGDDIEYRITRRRAHEHTAALSSTLSDMSGEPEKFAGSLQPGFTLLKTGYALTGYISALGAYRSEMHEGCSPEFNAQFYRAAEHTARIFQHLPDMEAANFQTELDSLRGELDTLGTQSGSTQSHILHRQLQLIARQLEPYYRAYRQIPHKHTPNAV, from the coding sequence ATGAACACCCCGCCCCTCAAACCCCTGCTGCTTACCTCGCTCCCCGTCTTTACCGCCGTTTCGGCCGCCGCCGCCATCGTATGGCAAACCGGCAGTCCCAAACTCGCTATGCCCTTCGTGCTCGGCATTATCGCCGGCGGGCTGGTCGATTTGGACAACCGCCTGACAGGCCGTCTGAAAAACATCATCGTCACCGTCGCCCTGTTTACCCTGTCCTCTCTCGCGGCGCAAACCACCCTCGGCACAGGGTGGCCGTTTGTCCTCGTCATGACCCTGATGACCTTCTGCTTCACAATGCTGGGCGCGTTCGGACTCAAATACCGCACTTTCGCATTCGGCACACTCGTCGTCGCCACCTACACCACCCTCACCTACACCCCCGAAACCTACTGGCTGACCAACCCCTTTATGATTCTGTGCGGCACCGTACTGTACAGCACCTGCATCCTCCTCTTCCAAATCATCCTGCCCCACCGCCCCATACAGGAAAGCGTCGCCGCCGCCTACGACGCGCTCGGCGGCTACCTCGAAGCCAAAGCCGACTTTTTCGATCCCGACGAAGCCGAATGGATAAGCAACCGCCACCTCGACCTCGCCATGATCAACACAAACGTCATCACCGCCTTCAACCGCTGCCGCTCCGCCCTGTTTTACCGCCTTCGCGGCAAACACCGCCACCCGCGCACCGCCAAAATGCTGCGCTACTACTTTGCCGCCCAGGACATACACGAACGCATCAGCTCCGCCCACGTCGATTATCAGGAAATGTCCGAAAAATTCAAAAACACCGACATCATCTTCCGCATCCGCCGGCTGCTCGAAATGCAGGGGCAGGCGTGCCGCAACACCGCCCAAGCCATCCGGGCGGGCAAAGACTACACATACAGCAAACGCCTCGGACGCGCCATCGAAGGCTGCCGCCAGTCGCTGCGCCTCCTTTCAGACGGCAACGACAGCCCCGACATCCGCCACCTCGGCCGCCTGCTCGACAACCTCGGCAGCGTCGACCAACAATTCCGCCAACTCAAGCACAGCGGCAGCACCGCCGAAAACGACCGTCCGGACGACACCCGCATTGCCGCCCTCGAAACCGACAGCCTCAAAAACATCCGGAAAACCATCCTTCCGCACCTCACCCCCGAATCCGGCGTATTCCGCCACGCCGTCCGCCTGTCCCTCGTCGTTGCCGCCGCCTGCACCATCGTCGAAGCCCTCCGCCTCAACCTCGGCTACTGGATACTGCTGACCGCCCTCTTCGTCTGCCAGCCCAACTACACCGCCACCAAAAGCCGCGTCCGCCAACGCATCGCCGGCACCATACTCGGCGTAATCGTCGGCTCGCTCGTCCCCTACTTCACCCCGTCTGTCGAAACCAAACTCTGGATTGTCGTCGTCGGCACCACCCTCTTCTTCATCACCCGCACCTACAAATACAGCTTTTCCACCTTCTTCATCACCATCCAGGCCCTGACCGGCCTCTCGCTTGCCGGTTTTGACGTTTACGCGCTCCTGCCCGTCCGCATCATCGACACCATAGTCGGCGCATCCCTCGCCTGGGCGGCAGTCAGCTACCTGTGGCCCGACTGGAAATACCTCACACTCGAACGCACCGCCGACCTTACCGTCCGCAGCAGCGGCGCATACCTCCAAAAAATCGCCGAACGCCTCAAAACCGGCGAAACCGGCGACGACATCGAATACCGCATCACCCGCCGCCGCGCCCACGAACACACCGCCGCCCTCAGCAGCACCCTATCCGATATGAGCGGCGAACCCGAAAAATTCGCCGGCAGCCTGCAACCCGGCTTCACCCTCCTCAAAACCGGCTACGCCCTGACCGGCTACATTTCCGCACTCGGCGCATACCGCAGCGAAATGCACGAAGGGTGCAGCCCCGAATTCAACGCACAGTTTTACCGGGCGGCGGAACACACCGCCCGGATATTCCAACACCTGCCCGATATGGAAGCCGCAAACTTTCAAACAGAATTGGACAGCCTGCGCGGCGAACTCGACACACTCGGCACACAAAGCGGCAGCACGCAAAGCCACATCCTCCACCGGCAGCTCCAACTCATCGCCCGCCAACTCGAACCCTACTACCGCGCCTACCGCCAAATCCCGCACAAACACACCCCAAATGCCGTCTGA